Within the Enterococcus hirae ATCC 9790 genome, the region GTTCTTGCGAGAATTAAATGAACAAGGTACCACGATTATTCTAACGACTCATTATTTGGAAGAAGCCGAAATGTTGTGTCGGAATATCGGGATTATCCAATCAGGTGAATTGATTGAAAATACAAGTATGAAATCATTACTTTCTAAATTACAATTTGAAACGTTTATTTTTGACTTAGCACCGTATGAACAAGCGCCAGTTCTACAAGGGTACACTAGTACGTTTGAAGATGAGCGGACCCTTGCTGTTGAAGTAGAACGGGATCAAGGGGTCAACGGAATCTTTGATCAATTAAGTGAACAAGGGATAAAAGTGCTTTCGATGAGAAATAAATCGAATCGCTTAGAAGAATTATTCTTGAAAATCACGGAAGAAAATGGTCATGTGGAGGAAAAAAATGTTTAGTCTTTATTTTACAGCTTTAAAAAGTTTAGCCATCAAGGAAACCAATCGCTACTTGCGGATTTGGGTCCAAACACTGGTTCCACCAGTGATTACCACCTCACTTTATTTTGTGATCTTTGGGAAAATGATTGGCGGACGTATTGGGGATATGGGTGGATTTTCCTACATGGAATTTATTGTTCCAGGGTTGATCATGATGTCCGTTATCACTAGTTCTTATTCCAATGTTTCGTCCTCATTTTTTTCTCAAAAATTCCAGAAAAATATTGAAGAAATTTTAGTTGCGCCCGTTCCCACACATGTGATTATTTGGGGATTTGTGATTGGTGGACTGGGACGTAGTATCTTGGTCGGGGCGTTGGTAACGATGATTTCGCTATTCTTCGTTCCGCTAAATGTCTTCTCTTGGGGCATCGTGATTGTTACTTTGCTGATGACATCGATTTTATTTTCACTAGCGGGTTTGATCAATGGGATTTTCGCACAGTCGTATGATGATGTGTCGATCGTGCCAACCTTTGTCCTTCAGCCATTGACATACCTCGGTGGTGTCTTTTATTCGATCTCTATGTTGCCACCAATCTGGCAGGCAATTTCTAAAGTTAATCCGATCGTTTACATGATTTCAGGATTTCGTTATGGGTTCCTTGGAACGACAGATGTACCCATCATGATTTCGATCACGATTCTTGTGTTATTTAGTTTAGTGCTTTATTCACTATGCTGGTATTTAATCAATAAAGGTAGAGGGTTAAGAAGCTAGAGTTTGTGGAATGATCAAAAAAACTTATTTGGTTTTCTACAGAAACGGATTGATTTGATCAAATTTTTGGTAATAGACAAGAAATAGTTGAGTCTAGGATAGATGCTTATCCTAGACTTTTTTTGTTCGATTAAAGGACTTCCTGATACAAATTTAGACGATCTCCACTTAAACTAGCTAAATATAATGTGTTAAAATGATAACTAATCTTTAGCTTTTAGTGTCTTATCTAGTATAGAAAAATAAAAAGGGGATATGGAATGACAATTGAATTTCGCAAAACGACGTTAGCTGATGTGCCAGCCGTCATGAAAATCATTAATGAAGCAAAACGGTTATTAGCTTCCGCTGATAGTCCGCAATGGCAAAATGGTTATCCAAATGAAGAAACGATCAGGCAAGATATCGAAAAAACATGGTCTTATGTTTTGGTAGTCGATGGAATCATTGCTGGAACATTAGCCTTACAAAAAACATCTGATAAAAATTATCAAGAAATCTTTGAAGGAAGTTGGGAAAAAGCTGATGCGCCCTATACAACAATCCATCGCATTGCACTAGCTGATGCATTTCGCGGACAAAAGCTGGCTTACCGACTCGTTGAGTATGCAGAAGCAGAAACAAAGGCCTTAGGAATGGCACAAGTAAGAGTTGATACGCACAAAAAGAATACTAGTATGCAACGTATCATGGCTCATTGTGGGTTTGAGTTACGTGGTATCGTCTATGTCGACGATGAGATAGACAATGAACGATTGGCGTATCAAAAATTGCTTTAGTAAAGGAAGCAGTGGTTTTGCTTCTTTTGTTGATTCCTAGTATAATGACTCTGTTTTTTAGAATAGTGAACGAAGAGTATTACATGGCGAAACTACAATGAAATGGAGAGTTATCAGTGAAAGAAAATTTTTGGGCAGAATTACCGAAGCCCTTTTTTATATTAGCACCAATGGAGGATGTCACAGATGTGGTGTTTCGACATGTTGTGCAGGCGGCAGGAGCGCCCGATGTGTTTTTTACAGAATTTACAAATTCCGATAGTTTCTGCCATCCTGATGGTAAAGAAAGTGTCAGAGGTCGCTTGACATTTACCGAAGATGAACAGCCGATGGTTGCTCATATCTGGGGTGATAAACCAGAATTTTTTAGACAAATGAGTATCGAACTAGCAGAAATGGGTTTTAAAGGGATCGATTTGAATATGGGATGTCCGGTTCCTAACGTTGCTGAACGTGGGAAAGGGAGTGGCTTGATTCTTCGTCCAGAAGTTGCAGCGGAACTGATCGAAGCAGCGAAAGCAGGAGGATTACCTGTAAGCGTCAAGACAAGAATCGGCTATACAGAACAAGAAGAGTTGGAAGGTTGGTTGAGTCATTTATTGAAACAAGATATCGCCAATCTTTCTGTTCATTTACGTACGAGAAAAGAAATGAGTAAAGTAGATGCTCATTGGGAGTTGATCCCTCAAATCGTAGCATTAAGAGATCAACTTGCGCCACAAACGTTGCTTACGATCAATGGCGACATTCCTGATCGGCAAACGGGCTTGGAATTAGTTGAAAAATATGGTGTAGACGGGATTATGATCGGTCGTGGGATCTTTAAAAATCCTTTTGCTTTTGAAAAAGAACCAAGGGAACATTCAGCAACTGAATTGATTGATCTTTTACGTCTGCAATTAGATCTCCAAGACCAATATGCCAAAGAAATCCCCCGTTCAATGACTGGGCTACATCGTTTCTTTAAAATCTATGTCAAAGGATTTCCGGGCGCAAGTGACTTACGTGTTCAATTAATGAATACTAAATCGACCGACGAAGTCAGAGCGCTTTTAAATGCTTTTTCTAATCAAGAGTAACCGATGAAAATTTCAAGAATACTGTATTCTGTTTGTATTTTTGAATCTTATAAAAGAAATCAGAGGTAGATAAAACGCCGAATGATCCGAATGAATTTTCGTGATCATTGGGCTTTTTTTGTAAAAGTAGTTATTTAATGAGAAAATTGAATGGCAAATGAGACAAAAATTGTCACAGTCTCTTCTAGTATCTCTAAAAACGAATAAACGGCGTTCAAGAAGCAACTCCTCAACAATAAGCGATGATTTTCTAAAACATGAGGAGCTGTTTCAAAAAATTCTTTCTTATTGTCATCAGAGCTACCCGATGTTTTCACGACCTCTGATTCACGGTGTTCAAAGAGCTGACCTTCGGCGATAAGTCAAAAAATCTCAAAACATGGGAAGCTGTTTCGAGATTTCCATCCTTAATGCTCCTGCGATTACTCGTCGCAGTTTTTACTTGGTGAGCGCTCAGGTCAAAACCCTCTTTTCACGACCTCTTGTTCACGGTGAGACAAAAGTAGCATCTTCGGAAATAAGCTGAAATTTACCAAAAATTTGAGAAGCACCAAGTAGGTAACAATCAACATCAAAAACTAGTTTTTGTGTTTCTTGTCAATTTTCGGAAATTCCTTCTTATTTCTTGATGCTAAACACTTTTGTCTCAACCTCTTTGAGCATATTAGTTTATCACTTGATAAATTTTGCGTTATCATTAAATTTATCAAGTGATAAAAAAGGTAAGTAGGTGATCCCATGAAAAAAATTATTGTCATTGGGGCGGGAGTAGCTGGATTAAGTGCCGCAGTTCGGTTGCAAAAGCTAGGATATGAAGTCACACTGTACGAAAAAGATCGTCAAGTTGGCGGGAAAATGAATCAAATCAAAACGGCAGGATTTACCTTTGATTTAGGGCCAACGATTGTGATGATGCCAGAAATTTATCGGGAAGTATTTGAATTTTGTGGGAAAGACCCCGATGACTACATTTCAATGAAAAAAGTTGATCCAATGTTAAAACTGTATTTCAACAAAGAGGAACCAATCGAGTTTTCCAATGATTTAATTGAATTGACAAAGACGTTGGAAAACATTTCGCCAGAAGATACACAAGGTTATTTCGCATTTTTAGCAGATATCTATCAGCGATATACGATCGCAAAAGAAGCCTTTATCACGAAATCATTTCGTGGTTTTTGGGATTTTTATAATCCTAAATCATTATGGGCAGGGATCCGCTTGCGGACATTCAGCGATGCGTATACGTCTATTTCTAAATTTGTGAAGGATGACCGTTTGCGTAAATCATTGGCTTTTCAAACACTTTATATCGGGGTATCGCCTTATCAAGGACCCTCTTTATATACGATTATTCCAATGATCGAATTATTTTATGGTGTTTATTTTATTGAAGGTGGAATGTATACGTTAGCGACTTCA harbors:
- a CDS encoding GNAT family N-acetyltransferase; this translates as MTIEFRKTTLADVPAVMKIINEAKRLLASADSPQWQNGYPNEETIRQDIEKTWSYVLVVDGIIAGTLALQKTSDKNYQEIFEGSWEKADAPYTTIHRIALADAFRGQKLAYRLVEYAEAETKALGMAQVRVDTHKKNTSMQRIMAHCGFELRGIVYVDDEIDNERLAYQKLL
- a CDS encoding tRNA dihydrouridine synthase, translating into MKENFWAELPKPFFILAPMEDVTDVVFRHVVQAAGAPDVFFTEFTNSDSFCHPDGKESVRGRLTFTEDEQPMVAHIWGDKPEFFRQMSIELAEMGFKGIDLNMGCPVPNVAERGKGSGLILRPEVAAELIEAAKAGGLPVSVKTRIGYTEQEELEGWLSHLLKQDIANLSVHLRTRKEMSKVDAHWELIPQIVALRDQLAPQTLLTINGDIPDRQTGLELVEKYGVDGIMIGRGIFKNPFAFEKEPREHSATELIDLLRLQLDLQDQYAKEIPRSMTGLHRFFKIYVKGFPGASDLRVQLMNTKSTDEVRALLNAFSNQE
- a CDS encoding ABC transporter permease translates to MFSLYFTALKSLAIKETNRYLRIWVQTLVPPVITTSLYFVIFGKMIGGRIGDMGGFSYMEFIVPGLIMMSVITSSYSNVSSSFFSQKFQKNIEEILVAPVPTHVIIWGFVIGGLGRSILVGALVTMISLFFVPLNVFSWGIVIVTLLMTSILFSLAGLINGIFAQSYDDVSIVPTFVLQPLTYLGGVFYSISMLPPIWQAISKVNPIVYMISGFRYGFLGTTDVPIMISITILVLFSLVLYSLCWYLINKGRGLRS